DNA from Nitrospinota bacterium:
TATGCTCCTACGGCAAGCTAGGATACTGCGTGAAGAAGGCCGATCCTGAAAAGTGCGGCACGTGCGATTTCGGCTCGATATGCTCGAAGGCGGTTTGACCGGGGCGGACCTATGTGCTACATTGTCTTACATAAGGAGCCGCGGACATGAAAGACACGATCACCATCAGGTTGCCCGATAAACTGAGCAAGGAACTGACCATGGCGGTCAAGGCCGAAAAGAGCTCCAAAAGCGAGATCATCAGGGACGCCGTCGCCTACTATCTCGCCCTGAAACGTTTCCGCCAGTTGAGAAAACATATCCTCCCCTTCGCCGAGGCGCAGGGGCTTGTCACCGATGAGGACGTTTTCAAGGCCATCTCGTGAGGGTCGTGCTCGACACCAATGTCATCATAGCCGCTTTCGCCAGCAGAGGGCTTTGCGCCGAGGTTCTGGAGGTCTGCCTGGCCAATCATACAATTGTGACAAGCGAATTTATCCTGGCTGAAGTCGAAAGAAATCTTGCGAAGAAAATCCGCCTGCCCGGAAGCGTCGTGGACTCCACCATGAAGTATCTGCGGGAAATACCGGAGGTAGCCGTGCCGGCGCATGTCGAAAACATCAAATGCAGGGACAAGGACGATATCAAGATAATCGGGACGGCCATTGGCGGCGGGGCAGGGATAATTGTCACGGGCGACGATGATCTGCTTACGCTAAAGAGGGCCGGGAAGGTGAAGATAATGACCCCACGGGAGTTTTGGGACCACTTGAGAGAGGGGTGAAGATTGATATAACGTGTTGCGCTATATGACGTATTGCGTTATAATCTTGCATGATTAAAAGCTTTGTGGACAGGGAAGCGGAGAATATATGGAAGGGGATACGATCCCTAAGGCTGCCACAGGACATTCAGCAAACGGCGCGAAGAAAACTTAGAATGTTGAATAACGCCGTTAATCTGGATGATCTGCGCGTTCCGCCAGCCAACCGGCTTGAAGCTTTAAAGGCAGACAGGGCGGGGCAGCACAGCATCCGGATCAATGACCGTTGGAGAATATGCTTTATCTGGCGGGAGTTGAACGCCCATGAAGTGGAAATTGTTGACTATCACTAGGAGCGGAAAATGAGAAACAATTTGGATAATGTCCATCCCGGCGAGGTGCTTTTGGAGGAATTTTTAAAACCGATGGGGTTGAGCCAGAACCGTCTTGCGAGGGAAATCAGTGTGCCGCCCCGCCGGATAAACGAGATCGTCCTGCGCAAACGGGCCATTTCGGCGGACACGGCGTTGCGCCTCGCCCGTTATTTCGGCGTATCGGAAACCTTCTGGATGGGATTGCAGGCCGATTTCGACCTTGAAGACGCACGTGTGAAACTTGGCCCCAGGTTGAAAAAAGAGGTGAGGAAGAGAGCGGCGTAGAAAGAGAAAATGGTTAAGATGGCTATTGGACTTGGAAATATCCCTTATTGCTATTTAAATAGCTTCGTTATTGGCGCGTTGCGTTCTTGCATTTAAAATAGCCACTAAAGCCATAAGCACTTCGTTGGAATATCTTCGGTAAAATTTTACAAACCCTATATATTCAAAGAAAGCAAGAAATAATAAAACTGCCAAAAATATCAGCAAGACTATTTGGTTGACATCGGAAATAAATAAATGCATCAGAGTCGCCCAAAAAAGAAGTACGGATATAAGGGCTAGGGTTCTGAATAAACCATACAAAGCAATATAATTCCTCATTTTCTCTGTGTGTTTATCGGAATTTTCCAACACAAAATCATCTATAAACCTGAAAAAATTGAATTCTGGAGGGTTTATCCAATTGCTGTCAGTTGGATTAGAAAAAGTCACAGCGGAACTGGCGCCGTGAACGTCCCTGTAGAATAGTGAAATATTTGATTTTATAATATTTATTGTAGTGCTATCAAATCT
Protein-coding regions in this window:
- a CDS encoding HigA family addiction module antidote protein; translation: MRNNLDNVHPGEVLLEEFLKPMGLSQNRLAREISVPPRRINEIVLRKRAISADTALRLARYFGVSETFWMGLQADFDLEDARVKLGPRLKKEVRKRAA
- a CDS encoding type II toxin-antitoxin system RelE/ParE family toxin, whose protein sequence is MIKSFVDREAENIWKGIRSLRLPQDIQQTARRKLRMLNNAVNLDDLRVPPANRLEALKADRAGQHSIRINDRWRICFIWRELNAHEVEIVDYH
- a CDS encoding ribbon-helix-helix protein, CopG family → MKDTITIRLPDKLSKELTMAVKAEKSSKSEIIRDAVAYYLALKRFRQLRKHILPFAEAQGLVTDEDVFKAIS
- a CDS encoding putative toxin-antitoxin system toxin component, PIN family gives rise to the protein MRVVLDTNVIIAAFASRGLCAEVLEVCLANHTIVTSEFILAEVERNLAKKIRLPGSVVDSTMKYLREIPEVAVPAHVENIKCRDKDDIKIIGTAIGGGAGIIVTGDDDLLTLKRAGKVKIMTPREFWDHLREG